In Symmachiella dynata, the following are encoded in one genomic region:
- a CDS encoding glycerophosphodiester phosphodiesterase, whose product MRQPIFLLLFSALAITTTGVSPTFAESPQSIEMPKRGICAHRGASNTHPENTLAAFREAIRLGAQMIEFDVALTKDGQLVLMHDPKLDRTTDGSGPVGDYTMAELKKLDAGSWKSAEFAGERIPTLDEALEVMPENIWLNVHLKGNAELAEKTTQRIIAHQRQHQAFLACNKKAAEAARRVDADILICNMERQGNNLQYVDETIAMGAGFIQLLRGKTVSPDHTQKLTMHHVRINYCCANDAEVVRQLFQSGVQFPLVDELAAMLKVADEAGIARLKPVYRPKAK is encoded by the coding sequence ATGCGACAACCGATTTTTCTATTGTTATTCAGTGCACTCGCCATCACGACGACGGGGGTCAGTCCGACTTTTGCTGAGTCTCCCCAGAGCATCGAGATGCCGAAGCGGGGGATTTGCGCACATCGCGGGGCGAGCAATACGCATCCGGAGAATACCTTAGCCGCGTTTCGCGAGGCGATTCGATTGGGGGCGCAGATGATCGAATTTGATGTTGCTCTCACCAAGGACGGGCAACTGGTGTTGATGCACGACCCCAAACTCGACCGCACGACAGACGGTAGCGGCCCGGTCGGGGACTACACGATGGCGGAACTCAAGAAATTGGATGCAGGAAGTTGGAAGTCGGCTGAATTTGCCGGAGAACGAATTCCGACGCTCGATGAAGCTTTAGAGGTGATGCCGGAAAATATTTGGTTGAATGTGCACCTGAAAGGGAATGCGGAATTGGCCGAGAAGACGACGCAGCGAATCATCGCGCATCAGCGGCAGCATCAAGCATTTTTGGCCTGCAACAAAAAAGCCGCCGAGGCAGCCCGTCGCGTTGATGCGGATATTCTCATCTGCAACATGGAGCGCCAAGGCAATAACCTGCAATACGTCGACGAAACGATCGCCATGGGAGCGGGCTTTATTCAATTGCTGCGTGGAAAAACGGTTTCCCCCGACCACACGCAAAAACTCACGATGCACCACGTGCGGATCAATTATTGTTGTGCGAACGATGCGGAGGTCGTGCGGCAATTGTTTCAAAGCGGCGTCCAATTCCCGCTGGTCGATGAATTGGCGGCGATGCTAAAGGTGGCGGACGAGGCCGGCATCGCGCGGTTGAAACCGGTCTATCGGCCGAAGGCAAAGTGA
- the panB gene encoding 3-methyl-2-oxobutanoate hydroxymethyltransferase produces the protein MTTDADNGGQPASPWTVPQFSAAKQQGRKLTVLTAYDFTWAQLLDEIGIDAILVGDTLGMVVQGRNSTLRVTVDQMIYHAEMVVRAVKQALVIVDMPFMSFHVSPEQAMENAGRLIKETGAAAVKLEGGVNQAGTIAKLTGADVPVMAHVGLKPQSVLSIGGYKVQRAKQPLLDDALAAQEAGAFAIVLECVPREIAAEITATLTIPTIGIGAGPDCDGQVLVTNDMLGLTPGFTPKFLKKYADLRNTVETSVRNYIQETRDNSFPDDSHSFHE, from the coding sequence ATGACTACAGATGCTGACAACGGCGGACAACCCGCTTCTCCTTGGACCGTGCCTCAATTTTCAGCGGCAAAACAACAGGGCCGCAAGCTCACCGTGTTGACGGCGTACGACTTCACTTGGGCTCAGCTGTTGGATGAAATCGGCATCGACGCCATTCTTGTCGGCGACACGCTGGGCATGGTCGTCCAAGGCCGCAACTCCACGTTACGGGTCACAGTGGATCAGATGATCTACCATGCGGAGATGGTTGTCCGCGCGGTCAAGCAGGCGTTGGTGATCGTGGATATGCCGTTCATGTCGTTTCACGTCAGCCCCGAACAGGCGATGGAAAACGCCGGACGATTGATCAAAGAAACAGGCGCCGCAGCGGTCAAACTCGAAGGGGGAGTCAACCAGGCGGGCACCATTGCAAAATTGACGGGCGCCGATGTGCCGGTGATGGCTCACGTCGGACTCAAGCCACAATCGGTCCTCTCCATTGGCGGCTACAAAGTCCAGCGAGCCAAACAACCATTGCTGGACGATGCCTTAGCTGCTCAAGAAGCGGGGGCATTTGCGATTGTTTTGGAGTGCGTCCCGCGGGAAATTGCCGCCGAAATCACAGCCACGCTGACGATCCCCACAATCGGCATTGGTGCTGGCCCGGATTGCGATGGACAGGTTTTGGTGACCAACGACATGCTGGGGCTAACCCCTGGATTCACACCGAAATTTCTCAAAAAATACGCTGACCTGCGAAACACTGTCGAAACATCGGTGCGGAATTACATCCAGGAAACCCGTGACAATTCGTTTCCAGACGATTCGCACAGCTTCCACGAATGA
- a CDS encoding D-2-hydroxyacid dehydrogenase produces MKKLVIYPPVDDLRLQRILDAAQDMVVVNAADQATADEAIVEATAFFGKLTPQLLARAKKLEWVQSPTASLEHYLFPELVAHPCQLTNMRGLFYDVIADHVLGYVLMFARNSHIYLRQQMQSRWEPVGGEDARADFVNGPGQVNAIDRGALHLADCTLGIVGVGSIGGEIACRARAFGMHVLGVDPVRREIPDVLPEIWPIRQLPDLLASSDFVVIAAPHTPETEKLFSAQQFQQMRDSAYLINIGRGAIVDLAALSTALEAGQIAGAALDVFEVEPLPADHALWGMENVLITPHVAAASPRIAERHTETLLENIRRYINGEEFLTPADKQKWF; encoded by the coding sequence ATGAAAAAACTTGTCATCTATCCGCCTGTCGACGACCTGCGCTTGCAAAGAATTCTTGATGCGGCGCAAGACATGGTGGTTGTGAATGCAGCGGATCAAGCCACTGCCGACGAAGCAATCGTCGAAGCCACCGCGTTCTTTGGCAAGCTCACGCCACAGCTATTAGCGCGTGCCAAAAAATTGGAATGGGTGCAGTCCCCGACCGCTAGTTTGGAGCATTACCTCTTCCCGGAATTGGTCGCGCATCCTTGCCAGTTGACGAATATGCGAGGCTTGTTTTACGACGTCATCGCGGATCATGTGCTGGGCTACGTGCTGATGTTCGCGCGAAATTCCCATATTTATTTGCGGCAACAAATGCAATCGCGTTGGGAACCGGTTGGCGGAGAAGACGCGCGGGCCGATTTTGTGAACGGGCCGGGTCAAGTCAATGCCATCGACCGCGGCGCACTGCATCTGGCCGATTGCACACTGGGGATTGTCGGCGTAGGAAGCATCGGTGGGGAAATCGCTTGTCGGGCGCGCGCCTTTGGCATGCATGTGCTGGGCGTCGATCCGGTCCGCCGTGAAATCCCCGATGTCCTGCCGGAAATTTGGCCGATCCGCCAACTCCCCGACCTGTTGGCCTCCAGTGATTTTGTGGTGATCGCCGCCCCGCACACGCCGGAGACAGAAAAACTTTTCTCTGCCCAGCAGTTTCAGCAAATGCGTGACTCGGCCTATCTGATCAATATCGGACGGGGGGCGATTGTCGATCTAGCGGCGCTGAGTACCGCTCTCGAAGCAGGACAGATTGCCGGCGCCGCTCTGGACGTGTTTGAAGTCGAACCGCTTCCCGCTGACCACGCGTTGTGGGGTATGGAAAACGTACTGATCACGCCGCACGTAGCAGCCGCCTCACCGCGCATCGCCGAACGGCATACCGAAACACTACTGGAGAATATTCGCCGTTACATCAACGGTGAAGAGTTCTTGACCCCTGCTGACAAACAGAAGTGGTTTTGA
- a CDS encoding carbon storage regulator, which yields MQVISRAESESIQFGKNLTLTVVEITDEYVRLGITSTDGELNYWEEILYLKTQEAELQLN from the coding sequence ATGCAAGTCATCTCACGTGCTGAAAGCGAATCGATTCAGTTTGGCAAAAACTTGACCTTAACCGTTGTGGAGATTACCGACGAATACGTCCGCTTGGGCATAACCTCCACGGATGGCGAACTGAACTACTGGGAAGAGATCCTGTACCTGAAAACACAAGAGGCGGAATTGCAGCTCAACTAA
- a CDS encoding DUF2079 domain-containing protein: protein MSNPHASPQALPPRLSWALGMVIGGTLAYCIGLQMLLEDQSLSSNMISSGLWRKVVGIFGGEIKANPAANALTAVVPFFRLLLINGTASIATWLAGAAWLSRKRGEEYVDSLAYWGWRGWPWLLLPFVWQILWLVSLGGTWNPFVTASTPFWLAISCAGWGATFFTLAAPLQESKNLDTTPPQRVPWALWLGIALFVGCFFTMNRQLYYGLQTPHGDSAMYEEHLWNLTHGKGFRSFLDYNTERQPPEFRLFLGEHIQVVHVLLLPVYLIWRSHLTLELCETLALASGALAVFFIGRRHSGSRRGAALLAGAYLLYFPLHFLDIEIDFKTFRPICFGVPAILFALDQWERGRVKTMLLLLAVALSAKEDYAMIIAPLGVWIALHRQAEADHTMPRKRLWWLGGCLALFGVLYLMLVIKFAIPLFRGGDVHYVRYFPEDLGATPGEMVRNVFMHPLRVAEYLFTPGNLLFAMYLLLPLGGLPLLSPTRLAVAAPLFGVLCLNQIARDTQHHFHAPLIPIIFWAAAASLTTTARFRPRWAFACALCTGLFFSIGPTGIAFWDPTSAFYWGRWYVPGERAEKFAEVIEQIPAESKVASTDFVHPRFTHYARSYDYSDYRPIVPDDTDYIVIDTRHRYSNIKLPSEVKEFRDSPQTWELLPDRTDGYFIVLRRRR from the coding sequence ATGTCCAATCCTCACGCCAGTCCGCAGGCACTGCCACCGCGTCTCTCTTGGGCGCTGGGCATGGTGATTGGTGGCACGTTGGCCTATTGCATCGGCCTGCAGATGCTGCTTGAGGATCAATCGCTCTCCTCCAATATGATCAGTTCCGGCCTGTGGCGAAAGGTCGTTGGCATTTTTGGCGGCGAAATAAAAGCCAATCCCGCCGCCAATGCACTCACAGCGGTCGTTCCCTTTTTCCGTTTGCTGCTGATCAATGGCACGGCGAGTATCGCAACGTGGCTAGCCGGGGCGGCCTGGTTGAGTCGCAAACGCGGCGAAGAATACGTCGATTCGCTCGCCTACTGGGGCTGGCGAGGCTGGCCGTGGTTGTTGCTGCCGTTTGTCTGGCAAATCCTGTGGCTGGTTTCCCTGGGAGGCACGTGGAATCCATTCGTCACCGCCAGTACGCCATTTTGGTTGGCAATCAGCTGCGCCGGTTGGGGGGCGACATTTTTCACATTGGCGGCGCCGCTGCAGGAATCCAAGAATCTCGACACCACACCACCACAGCGCGTTCCCTGGGCATTGTGGTTGGGAATCGCGCTGTTCGTGGGCTGTTTCTTCACCATGAACCGGCAGCTGTATTACGGACTGCAAACGCCACACGGCGATTCCGCGATGTATGAAGAGCATCTTTGGAATCTCACGCATGGCAAAGGCTTTCGCAGCTTTTTGGATTACAACACCGAACGGCAGCCGCCGGAGTTTCGTCTGTTTTTGGGCGAGCATATCCAAGTCGTGCATGTGTTGTTGTTGCCGGTGTATCTCATCTGGCGTTCGCACCTGACGTTGGAATTGTGCGAAACCCTCGCCTTAGCCAGCGGGGCGTTGGCGGTGTTTTTCATCGGGAGGCGGCATTCCGGGTCGCGCCGCGGGGCCGCCCTGCTCGCCGGCGCGTACCTGCTCTATTTTCCGCTGCATTTTTTAGACATCGAAATCGACTTCAAGACGTTCCGCCCGATTTGTTTCGGCGTGCCGGCGATACTCTTCGCGCTCGATCAATGGGAGCGCGGGCGCGTTAAAACAATGCTGTTGTTACTTGCCGTGGCGCTCTCGGCCAAAGAAGACTACGCGATGATCATCGCCCCGTTGGGAGTTTGGATCGCCCTGCACCGGCAGGCGGAGGCGGATCATACCATGCCGCGCAAACGACTCTGGTGGCTGGGGGGATGTTTGGCGCTGTTTGGGGTGCTGTATTTGATGTTGGTGATCAAATTTGCCATCCCCTTATTTCGCGGCGGCGATGTGCATTACGTACGTTATTTCCCCGAAGATCTGGGCGCAACGCCCGGCGAAATGGTGCGCAATGTCTTCATGCATCCACTGCGAGTGGCCGAGTATTTGTTCACACCGGGCAACTTGCTGTTCGCAATGTATCTATTGTTACCGCTCGGTGGCTTGCCATTGTTGTCCCCCACGCGGTTGGCGGTGGCGGCTCCGTTGTTTGGGGTGTTGTGCCTGAATCAAATTGCCCGTGATACGCAACACCATTTCCATGCGCCGTTGATCCCGATAATTTTCTGGGCAGCAGCCGCGTCGCTGACAACCACCGCACGATTCCGGCCGCGGTGGGCATTCGCCTGCGCGTTGTGTACGGGTTTGTTTTTCAGTATCGGTCCAACAGGAATCGCATTCTGGGATCCCACATCTGCTTTTTATTGGGGACGCTGGTACGTGCCGGGCGAACGGGCTGAGAAATTCGCGGAAGTGATTGAGCAAATCCCCGCGGAATCAAAAGTCGCCTCGACCGATTTCGTGCATCCGCGCTTCACGCATTACGCGCGGTCGTATGACTACAGCGACTACCGCCCCATTGTCCCGGACGACACGGATTATATCGTGATCGATACGCGGCATCGCTACAGCAACATCAAGCTGCCCAGCGAGGTCAAGGAATTTCGCGACAGCCCGCAAACCTGGGAATTGTTACCCGATCGCACCGATGGCTACTTCATCGTGCTGCGTCGCCGACGCTGA
- a CDS encoding NAD(P)/FAD-dependent oxidoreductase: MAERVVIIGSGPAGWAAAIYTSRANLEPVVYEGAVTEENRLQGTLPLGQLALTTEVENYPGFPAGDLGGYLDNSIDESKRKYMAPHLKEGVSGPELMELMRQQSVNFGTKVVTDDIVEVDFSVHPFKLKSLEGTEIEALSVIIATGARANYLGLDSEERFKNMGVSACAVCDGAIPRFRDKPLVVVGGGDSAMEEATFLTKFGSKVYIVHRRDEFRASKIMADRVLANEKIDVKWNTVVDEVLGNDNDGVTGVRLRSTLDEEKTEELEVAGYFAAIGHTPNTNFLAGQLEMNEKGYLTWTTPQRTYTSVEGVFAAGDVADDYYRQAITAAGTGCMAALDAERWLASKGYD; this comes from the coding sequence GTGGCTGAACGCGTAGTCATTATCGGCTCCGGCCCCGCCGGATGGGCGGCCGCCATTTATACATCACGCGCCAATCTCGAACCGGTTGTTTACGAGGGGGCAGTGACCGAAGAGAACCGCTTGCAGGGGACATTGCCGCTCGGGCAATTGGCCCTGACCACCGAGGTTGAGAATTATCCCGGATTTCCTGCCGGCGATCTGGGGGGCTACCTCGACAATTCGATCGACGAATCGAAACGAAAATACATGGCGCCGCACCTCAAAGAAGGGGTCAGCGGGCCGGAGTTGATGGAATTGATGCGGCAACAGTCCGTGAACTTCGGCACGAAGGTCGTGACGGACGACATTGTGGAAGTCGATTTTTCGGTGCATCCGTTCAAACTCAAGTCGCTGGAAGGCACGGAGATCGAAGCGCTCTCGGTGATTATTGCCACCGGAGCCCGCGCCAATTATCTGGGACTCGATTCGGAAGAACGTTTCAAAAACATGGGTGTCTCGGCCTGTGCGGTTTGCGACGGCGCCATTCCACGTTTTCGCGACAAGCCGCTGGTGGTCGTTGGTGGTGGCGACAGCGCGATGGAAGAGGCGACTTTTCTGACCAAATTCGGCAGCAAGGTCTACATCGTGCACCGTCGCGATGAATTCCGCGCGAGCAAGATCATGGCTGATCGCGTTTTAGCCAATGAAAAAATCGACGTCAAATGGAACACCGTGGTTGATGAGGTGCTTGGCAACGATAACGACGGAGTGACCGGCGTACGGCTCCGCAGCACCTTGGATGAGGAAAAAACGGAAGAACTGGAAGTGGCCGGTTATTTCGCCGCCATTGGCCATACGCCCAACACCAACTTCTTGGCGGGCCAGTTGGAGATGAACGAGAAAGGCTATCTCACCTGGACGACTCCGCAACGAACCTACACCAGCGTCGAAGGAGTCTTCGCTGCCGGAGATGTCGCGGACGATTATTACCGTCAAGCGATTACGGCCGCCGGGACCGGTTGCATGGCAGCCCTCGACGCCGAACGTTGGTTGGCGTCGAAGGGGTATGATTGA
- a CDS encoding M24 family metallopeptidase produces the protein MLTEAGCLARRARLWASVPESVEWLLVADPRHVYYLSNFLVNPYSFSGGERGLLLLERGGTATLCADNFTVRSAAGEHFVDRVIEETWYNHQHAVINRDHALFKALEAIDGHILGRNGAVEAEWLPLAAWEVLSPDRERHSVQERIADAVGSGRPAIDLGSVLRRLRRQKEPDELELMRSAIRAGEAGHARAREIVRAGISDFDVYREIHAAAMEAAGRPVILYGDFRVTNAQQFKAGGLPTGEILKDGDLMLMDFSVVIDGYRGDFTNVLSVGSPSDEQTMLMELCQAAMQSGEKALKAGAAAKDVHAATERPLKESGYGDTFNHHAGHGIGLAHPEPPILVPQSEDILVAGDVVTLEPGLYVEGIGGIRIEHNYLITETGYEQLSNHLISLA, from the coding sequence ATGTTAACCGAAGCGGGATGTTTAGCGCGGCGGGCTCGATTGTGGGCGAGTGTGCCGGAGAGCGTGGAGTGGTTGTTGGTGGCGGATCCGCGCCACGTGTACTACCTCAGCAATTTTCTGGTGAACCCGTATAGCTTTTCCGGAGGCGAACGGGGGTTGCTGTTATTGGAACGGGGCGGCACAGCGACGCTCTGCGCCGACAATTTCACCGTGCGCTCCGCTGCAGGCGAACATTTCGTAGATCGGGTGATCGAAGAAACTTGGTACAACCACCAGCATGCGGTCATCAACCGGGACCATGCGCTGTTTAAAGCGCTGGAAGCGATTGATGGACACATTCTCGGCCGCAACGGCGCGGTCGAAGCAGAATGGTTACCGTTGGCCGCCTGGGAAGTGCTCTCGCCCGATCGCGAACGACATTCCGTACAAGAACGCATCGCCGATGCTGTTGGTTCAGGACGTCCGGCGATTGATTTAGGATCGGTACTGCGTCGCTTGCGGCGGCAAAAGGAACCGGACGAATTGGAACTGATGCGGTCCGCCATCCGTGCCGGCGAAGCAGGCCATGCGCGGGCACGCGAAATCGTGCGTGCGGGGATCAGCGATTTTGACGTCTACCGTGAAATCCACGCAGCCGCCATGGAAGCCGCGGGACGCCCGGTGATTCTCTACGGGGATTTTCGCGTCACCAATGCTCAGCAGTTTAAGGCGGGCGGATTGCCGACGGGAGAAATCCTCAAAGACGGCGATTTGATGCTGATGGATTTTTCGGTTGTGATCGACGGTTATCGCGGCGACTTCACCAATGTACTCAGCGTGGGGTCTCCCAGTGATGAACAGACCATGCTGATGGAGTTATGCCAAGCAGCTATGCAGAGCGGCGAAAAGGCGCTCAAGGCCGGTGCCGCTGCGAAGGATGTGCACGCGGCGACCGAGCGGCCGCTCAAAGAATCGGGCTACGGCGATACGTTCAATCATCACGCTGGACACGGCATCGGTTTAGCGCATCCGGAACCCCCGATTTTGGTTCCGCAAAGTGAAGATATTTTGGTCGCCGGAGATGTGGTGACGTTGGAACCGGGCCTGTATGTCGAAGGCATCGGCGGTATTCGCATCGAACACAACTACCTCATTACCGAAACCGGGTATGAGCAATTGAGCAATCACTTGATTTCGCTCGCATAA